The Desulfovibrio sp. genome segment CCTGCTTGCCGAGGCTGAAGGGCGAAGCCGAAAGGTTGAGAATGGCGTCCAGGCCTTGCTCAACCAGGGGCTCCAACGGATCGGCCGTGTAGCGCCTGGTCCGCCAGAAATCCTTGTCGTTCCAGATGTCTTCGCAGATGGTGATGCCAAGGCGCGTGCCGTCTATTTCCACCAGACCCGGACATCCGCCGGATTGGAAATAGCGGTCCTCGTCGAAGACGTCGTAGGTGGGCAGGAGGGTTTTGGGCAGCATGGCCCCCACGGCGCCGTTGGCCAGAAGCGCGGCGCAGTTCTGAAGGGGCTTGCCGTCCGGGCGGCCTGTTCTGGCGGCTGTACCCACCAGCAGGACCGGACCGTTTTCCAATTGCTTGGCGATGCCCTCCAGTTCGCGCAGGGCTTTGTCCACGAATGCGGGAGAGAGCAGAAGGTCGCGCGGCGGATAGCCCGTGAGGGCCAGCTCCGAAGTGATGCACACCCGGGCACCGGCTTCGGCCGCCTTGTGGGCGCCGTGGACGATTCGCCCGGCATTGCCGGACAAATCGCCCACCACGGTGTTCACCTGCAAGAGGCCGATTTTCATTTGAGCATGTCGGACATGGTGTGGAGCTTGCCGGGCTTCTGCCCCTTGAGCCACGTGGCGGCGCGAAGCGCACCCCTGGCTAAGGGCTCGCGAGAATGGAGCCTGTGCGTCACCTCGATGCGCTCCCCAGGCCCAAGGAAGTAGACGGTGTGGTCGCCCACCACGTCTCCGCCGCGGACAGCCAGCAGGCCGATCTCCCCCTGGGTGCGGGGGCCGATGATGCCGTCGCGGGAACACTTCTTCACGTCGTCGATCTTTTCCCCTCGCGCCGCGGCTATGGCCTGGCCGAGCTTCAAGGCGGTGCCGCTGGGTGAATCCGCCTTCTTGTTGTGGTGGATTTCCATGATCTCCAGGTCGTAGGCCGGTCCCAGAACCTCAACCAGCTTGGGCAGCACCTGGAGCAGGGAATTGATGCCGACGCTCATGTTCGGGGCCCAGAACAGAAGGCCCTGGCGCGCGGCGCTCTCCAGTTCCTTCATCTGCTGCGCGGTGAACCCGGTTGTGCCGATGACCGCCGGATTGCCCATGCGCGCGGCCAGATTGGCCACCTTGAGGCTCGATTCCGGGGCTGTAAAGTCGACAATCACCGCTCCGGGGCAGCGGGCGAAGACGTCCTCCATTTCCGTGCCCTTCACGCACTCGAAACGGTCCAATGCCTGGGCGTTCTGGGGCCTTTCCACAACACCGGCCAGGCGCAGGCCCGGGTCTTCCGTGGCCAGGGCGGCCAGGGTGGAGCCCATGCGCCCGCCCGCGCCCATGATGATGAGATCGCATACGCTCATGATGGTTCCCTCTTAGTCTGAAAGGGTTTCGCCCTTTGCCAGGCGTTCAAAATCGTCTTGGGAAAGAATCTTTACACCAAGTGCCCGGGCTTTATCCAGCTTGGACCCAGGGTCCTGACCCACTACCAGGTAGTCGAGCTTCTTGGACACGGACCCGGCAACAATGCCGCCGAGCGCTTCCACGCGGGCTTCGGCCTGGCCCCGGGTTATGCCGGAAAGCGCGCCGGTGAAGAGCAGGCGCTTGCCGGAAAAAGGCGTGGGGCCGCTCTGCATGCCTTCCACAGCCTCTTTTGACGGCCACAGCCCAATGGCCTTGAAGCGCGCAAGCAGCTCGTGGTTGGAAGGGTTGTCGAAAAAGGCCCGGATGCTCGCGGCCACTTCCGGCCCGATGTCCGGAAGGGCTTGCAGGTCTTCGGCGGGCGCAGCGCTCAATCCCTCCAGGTCGGGGAAGTTGGCGGCCAATGTCCGCGCGGTTTGCGTGCCCACGTGGCGTATGCCCAGTGCCCCGACAAGCTTGGCCAGAGTGGCCTTCTGCCTGGCCTGGGCTATGGCTTCCACGAAGTTTCCGGCCAGCTTTTCGCCCATGCGATCAAGCGAGAGTAGATCATTCTCAGTAAGCGTAAAGAGATCGGCCGGGGATTTCACCATGCCCCGCTCCACCAGGATCTCTATCCAGCGTTTGCCCACACCCTCGATGTCCAGGCCCGCCTTGGAGACGAAGAAGACGATGGACCGGGTGAGCATGGCCGGGCAGGAGAGATTCAGGCATCTCCAGGCCGCTTCGCCGTCCAAACGCCGCACTTGAGAGCCGCATGACGGGCACGAGTGCGGAAAGACGAATTCCCGCGAATCTGCGGGGCGTTTAGCAAGCACCGGCCGGACCACTTCGGGGATGACGTCGCCCGCGCGCTGCACCACCACGGTGTCGCCCTCGCGAAGGTCCTTGGCGCGGATTTCGTCCTCGTTGTGCAGGGTGGCCTTGGACACCACCACCCCGGCCAACAGCACAGGCTCGAGCACTGCCACGGGGGTAAGTACGCCGGTTCGGCCAACTTGGACTTCGATAGCTTTTAACAGGGTTTCGCCCTGCCTGGGCGGGAATTTCCAGGCGATGGCCCAGCGCGGCGCCCGGGCAGTGAACCCCGCTTCGCGCTGCCAGTCCAGGCGGTCGAGCTTGACCACCATGCCGTCGATCTCGAAGGGCAGCGTATCCCGCTTCTTCTCAAGTTCGGCGTACAGGGCTTCCACCCCGGCCGAATCGAGCCCCCTCCCCTCTTTGGCAGTGGAAAAGCCAAATTTTTCAAGCCCCTCCATGACAGCGCGCTGTGTCCCCCAGGGGTCGCCCAGGGGCCACTCGCACTGGCCGATGCCGTAGGCGAAGAATTTCAAGGGCCGAGATGCGGTCACGGCCGAGTCGAGCTGGCGGATGGAACCGGCCGCCGCGTTGCGGGGGTTGGCGAACACCTTGCCCCCTGCCTCTTCCTGGGCGTTGTTCAGTGCATTGAAATCCGCCTTGGTGATCACCACTTCGCCGCGCACTTCCAAGAGCTTCGGAATCGGCAGTCTGGCCTTGGCGGCCCTGTTTCGAATGTCCAGGGGAAGATTGCGCACGGTTCGCATGTTCTGGGTGACGTCCTCGCCGGTTTCGCCGTCTCCGCGCGTGAGGGCCGAAACAAACCGTCCGTCCTCGTAGATGACCTCCAGGGCCAGACCGTCGAATTTGGGGTCGGCCCAGAAGGAGAAGTCGCGGTCCGGCAGCACACGGCCCAGGCGCTCCAGGAAGGCTTGCCACTCTTCGGCCGTCAAGGCGTTGTCCAGGCTGTACATGCGCAGCCGGTGCCTTTTCGAGGCAAAGGCCTGGGCCACGGCTCCGCCCACCCTCTTGGTGGGCGAGTTGGGGTCGGCCAGCTCCGGATGGGCGGCCTCCAGCTCCTGGAGTTCGCGGAACAGGGCGTCGTACTCGGCGTCGTTTATCTCAGGGGCGTCGAGGACGTAATAGAGGTGATTGTGGTGCTCCAGCCTGGTCCTGAGCTCTTTTACGCGTTCCACAATCTTTGAGTCTGGTCCGTTCATGAATACGCTTCTCTATTAAGGGCTACATTGCCGTTGAAAACGACCTGCCACAGCCTTTCGAAGGCGTGCCCGGTATTGTGTTCATCGTCTGGGTCGTCAACCACGAGCTTCAAGGCCCGCTCGTAGAAGGCCTTGGGCCTGGCCAGAATCCGCTCGCGGCACACGAAGAGCTGCCCGGCCGGAGCCGTGACCAAGAAGGTCTCGGGAACATCCCCGGAAAAAAGCTTCCCGTACACCTCGCCCACCGGGATGTCCTTGCCCCAGCCCTTCCAGAGCCCTTTCTTTTCCGGGTCGGCCATGCCGTGAGGCCTGCCCAGCCGGTCGCATTTGAGCTTGAAGTGGGCGAACCCGGTGAATTTAACT includes the following:
- a CDS encoding 4-hydroxy-tetrahydrodipicolinate reductase, with translation MSVCDLIIMGAGGRMGSTLAALATEDPGLRLAGVVERPQNAQALDRFECVKGTEMEDVFARCPGAVIVDFTAPESSLKVANLAARMGNPAVIGTTGFTAQQMKELESAARQGLLFWAPNMSVGINSLLQVLPKLVEVLGPAYDLEIMEIHHNKKADSPSGTALKLGQAIAAARGEKIDDVKKCSRDGIIGPRTQGEIGLLAVRGGDVVGDHTVYFLGPGERIEVTHRLHSREPLARGALRAATWLKGQKPGKLHTMSDMLK
- the ligA gene encoding NAD-dependent DNA ligase LigA, translated to MNGPDSKIVERVKELRTRLEHHNHLYYVLDAPEINDAEYDALFRELQELEAAHPELADPNSPTKRVGGAVAQAFASKRHRLRMYSLDNALTAEEWQAFLERLGRVLPDRDFSFWADPKFDGLALEVIYEDGRFVSALTRGDGETGEDVTQNMRTVRNLPLDIRNRAAKARLPIPKLLEVRGEVVITKADFNALNNAQEEAGGKVFANPRNAAAGSIRQLDSAVTASRPLKFFAYGIGQCEWPLGDPWGTQRAVMEGLEKFGFSTAKEGRGLDSAGVEALYAELEKKRDTLPFEIDGMVVKLDRLDWQREAGFTARAPRWAIAWKFPPRQGETLLKAIEVQVGRTGVLTPVAVLEPVLLAGVVVSKATLHNEDEIRAKDLREGDTVVVQRAGDVIPEVVRPVLAKRPADSREFVFPHSCPSCGSQVRRLDGEAAWRCLNLSCPAMLTRSIVFFVSKAGLDIEGVGKRWIEILVERGMVKSPADLFTLTENDLLSLDRMGEKLAGNFVEAIAQARQKATLAKLVGALGIRHVGTQTARTLAANFPDLEGLSAAPAEDLQALPDIGPEVAASIRAFFDNPSNHELLARFKAIGLWPSKEAVEGMQSGPTPFSGKRLLFTGALSGITRGQAEARVEALGGIVAGSVSKKLDYLVVGQDPGSKLDKARALGVKILSQDDFERLAKGETLSD
- a CDS encoding DUF3431 domain-containing protein encodes the protein MPQELLPGADQTVEVVVARYQEDASWVRGMGLPCVVYDKSGQPGPHALPNIGRESHTYLSHIVAQYPDYADFTVFLQADPFKHTGQGADTATLKARIEQNVRLQVKFTGFAHFKLKCDRLGRPHGMADPEKKGLWKGWGKDIPVGEVYGKLFSGDVPETFLVTAPAGQLFVCRERILARPKAFYERALKLVVDDPDDEHNTGHAFERLWQVVFNGNVALNREAYS